One segment of Pseudobythopirellula maris DNA contains the following:
- a CDS encoding PP2C family serine/threonine-protein phosphatase, giving the protein MWQSIGQSVQGQSHAAKNEPCQDSKAVRVLGDGATLVACVADGAGSAKHSDLGSSIACDTVAEKSEELFEADPALNSLDRQMVLDWCELIRARLFEEADRRECASRELATTLCAALLSADRAVFFQIGDGAIVLSSGGVQGVVFWPQSGEYANSTNFLTADDYADHLEFISIERPFTEVALLTDGIERIALSFEGQTPHAPFFQPLFNAIRSTAEPLALETELSKFLDSESVRVRSDDDKTLVLAAQVVAG; this is encoded by the coding sequence ATGTGGCAAAGCATCGGACAGAGTGTGCAGGGGCAATCGCACGCCGCCAAGAACGAACCGTGCCAAGACAGCAAGGCTGTTCGAGTCTTGGGCGACGGCGCCACGCTCGTCGCCTGCGTGGCCGACGGCGCCGGCAGCGCCAAGCACAGCGACCTCGGCTCGTCGATCGCTTGCGACACCGTAGCCGAGAAGTCCGAGGAGTTGTTCGAAGCGGACCCCGCACTGAATAGTCTCGACCGCCAGATGGTGCTCGACTGGTGCGAGCTCATCCGCGCCCGCCTGTTCGAAGAGGCCGATCGCCGCGAGTGCGCCTCGCGCGAGCTGGCGACCACGCTCTGCGCGGCGTTGCTGTCGGCCGACCGGGCGGTCTTTTTCCAGATCGGCGACGGCGCCATCGTGCTCAGCAGCGGCGGGGTGCAGGGCGTCGTGTTCTGGCCGCAATCGGGTGAGTACGCCAACTCGACCAACTTCCTGACCGCGGACGACTACGCCGACCACCTCGAGTTTATCTCGATCGAGCGTCCCTTCACCGAGGTCGCCCTGCTGACGGACGGCATCGAGCGAATCGCCCTGTCGTTCGAGGGCCAGACGCCCCACGCCCCGTTCTTCCAACCCTTGTTCAACGCGATCCGCTCCACCGCCGAGCCGCTGGCTCTTGAGACGGAGCTCAGCAAGTTCCTCGATTCCGAATCCGTTCGAGTCCGATCTGATGACGATAAAACCCTCGTCCTCGCAGCCCAGGTTGTCGCTGGCTGA
- a CDS encoding vWA domain-containing protein, translating to MDQVSADSVFSAVEFAENPEPRVPCVLLVDTSTSMQGPPINELNSGLAAYRDELLADPLASKRVEVAIVTFGGHVERKTEFTTAANFDPPTLQPRGGTPMGQGIRTALDMIEERKNAYRENGIGYYRPWIFMITDGEPNDHWKPIVSRVHTGEQTKAFCFFAVGVEGANMEILGEICVRKPLWLDGLKFRELFSWLSNSQQAVSRSSPGDEVPLEDPTSGPSGWAQI from the coding sequence ATGGACCAAGTTTCAGCCGACAGCGTGTTCAGCGCGGTCGAGTTCGCCGAGAACCCCGAGCCGCGCGTTCCGTGTGTGCTGCTGGTGGACACGTCGACCTCCATGCAGGGCCCGCCGATCAACGAGCTGAACTCCGGCCTGGCCGCCTACCGCGACGAGCTGCTGGCCGACCCGCTGGCGTCGAAGCGGGTGGAGGTGGCGATCGTCACGTTCGGGGGCCACGTCGAACGCAAGACCGAGTTCACCACGGCGGCGAACTTCGATCCCCCCACGCTCCAGCCGCGCGGCGGCACGCCGATGGGGCAGGGCATCCGCACGGCGCTCGACATGATCGAAGAGCGCAAGAACGCCTACCGTGAGAACGGCATCGGTTACTACCGCCCGTGGATCTTCATGATCACCGACGGCGAGCCGAACGACCACTGGAAGCCGATCGTGTCGCGCGTCCACACCGGCGAGCAGACCAAGGCGTTCTGCTTCTTCGCCGTGGGCGTGGAGGGCGCCAACATGGAGATCCTCGGCGAGATCTGCGTGCGCAAGCCGCTGTGGCTCGACGGGCTGAAGTTCCGCGAGCTGTTCAGCTGGCTCTCGAACTCGCAGCAGGCGGTCTCGCGGTCGTCGCCGGGCGACGAGGTGCCGCTCGAAGACCCCACGAGTGGGCCCTCGGGCTGGGCCCAGATCTAA